Proteins co-encoded in one Candidatus Thiodictyon syntrophicum genomic window:
- the groES gene encoding co-chaperone GroES has protein sequence MNVRPLHDRVVVRRMEEERTSAGGIVIPDSAAEKPIQGEVLAVGRGKILENGDVRPLDVKVGDRILFGKYSGTEVKLDGKDLLVMREDDIMGIVEG, from the coding sequence ATGAATGTCCGTCCCCTGCATGACCGCGTCGTCGTCCGTCGCATGGAAGAAGAGCGTACCAGCGCCGGTGGCATCGTGATCCCCGACTCCGCCGCCGAGAAGCCGATCCAGGGCGAGGTGCTCGCGGTCGGCCGCGGCAAGATCCTGGAAAATGGGGATGTGCGCCCGCTGGACGTGAAGGTCGGCGACCGCATCCTCTTCGGCAAGTATTCCGGCACCGAGGTCAAGCTCGACGGCAAGGACCTCCTGGTGATGCGTGAAGACGACATCATGGGCATCGTCGAAGGCTGA
- a CDS encoding ABC transporter ATP-binding protein: MLTFERVSYRYPKAPGCALDAVSFTIPKGAVQGLLGPNGAGKSTVMGLICGQLQPTSGRLIRPRCTRVSLVPQEYAFYPSLTCAENLSCFAGVLDLPRHECRARIAQAAAFCQLDATHLRRRVQACSGGVRRRLNLAIGLLNQPELVLLDEPTVGIDPVSRQAILQQIGALAAQGVTVVFASHQLEEVSQLCTQVVLLQNGLVLADLAMHTLLHDYTSLEEFYIRHTKRYLDSVPAAEVAA; encoded by the coding sequence ATGTTGACCTTTGAGCGTGTCAGTTACCGGTACCCAAAGGCGCCGGGTTGCGCCTTGGACGCGGTCAGCTTCACCATTCCCAAGGGTGCGGTACAGGGTTTGCTGGGTCCCAACGGGGCGGGTAAGTCAACCGTGATGGGTCTGATCTGCGGGCAATTGCAGCCCACCAGCGGGCGCTTGATTCGGCCCCGCTGCACGCGCGTGAGTCTGGTCCCGCAAGAGTATGCCTTTTACCCGAGCCTGACCTGCGCGGAGAACTTAAGTTGCTTCGCGGGGGTATTGGACCTGCCCCGGCACGAGTGCCGGGCGCGGATTGCGCAGGCGGCGGCCTTTTGTCAGCTCGACGCCACGCACTTGCGGCGCCGGGTGCAGGCGTGTTCCGGCGGGGTGCGACGGCGCTTGAACCTGGCGATCGGCCTGTTGAACCAGCCTGAACTGGTGCTGCTCGACGAGCCTACGGTCGGCATCGACCCGGTGTCGCGTCAAGCGATTCTGCAACAGATCGGTGCGCTCGCGGCGCAGGGGGTTACGGTGGTCTTCGCCTCCCACCAATTGGAAGAGGTCTCGCAACTCTGTACCCAGGTGGTGTTATTGCAAAATGGACTGGTGCTCGCGGACCTGGCCATGCACACCCTGTTGCATGACTACACGAGCCTGGAGGAGTTTTATATCCGTCACACCAAACGGTACCTGGACTCGGTCCCGGCCGCTGAGGTCGCCGCATGA
- a CDS encoding ABC transporter permease, whose protein sequence is MNESTGIDRTPSLRGSIFKPQVVWSLLIKDWRCLRHDRHGLAALFIMPALFILIMSLVMQEAMSYDHQPQLPAIGIINQAPAALGHRQLAKRLQAELSGRVFTDQAALLTALQTKDIGIGIVLSSPATTDAQDIAPLCVDLLVDDMTPVPVVNALRSRIEQSWGRQLPGLLLADADPLARALMPSSMLDPTLIRPQIDIKSLYEVKGHTRFGAVQRVLPAWLAFGIFFIVLPLSAVFVQERRLGTLSRLQTMGVGNGSVILAKALCFGGVNAVQVLVMLLVGVFLVPQLGLQALSLHFDWLALGLMTAATSLAALGLALALSAWAHSVEQANLIGGALNVMLAAIGGIMVPKAVMPLSLQTMTALSPLGWANDGLARIFLGEQQWSQWLGDAARLSVFGIALLCLAAWQLRAQR, encoded by the coding sequence ATGAATGAATCGACCGGTATCGACCGGACGCCATCGCTCCGAGGCAGCATCTTCAAGCCGCAGGTGGTTTGGTCATTGCTGATCAAGGACTGGCGCTGCCTGCGGCACGACCGACATGGCCTTGCCGCCCTCTTCATTATGCCTGCCCTCTTTATCCTGATCATGAGTCTGGTCATGCAAGAGGCCATGTCCTACGACCATCAGCCGCAACTGCCCGCCATCGGAATCATCAACCAGGCACCCGCCGCCCTTGGTCACCGCCAGTTGGCCAAACGCCTGCAGGCCGAGTTGAGCGGGCGTGTCTTCACCGATCAGGCCGCGTTGCTGACCGCGCTGCAAACCAAGGATATCGGTATCGGGATTGTCCTGAGCAGCCCCGCGACGACGGACGCGCAAGACATCGCGCCGTTGTGCGTCGACCTCCTGGTTGACGACATGACGCCGGTGCCGGTGGTCAACGCCCTGCGCAGCCGGATTGAACAGAGTTGGGGGCGGCAGTTGCCCGGCCTGTTGCTCGCCGATGCCGATCCGCTGGCGCGCGCCCTGATGCCGTCAAGCATGCTCGATCCGACGCTGATAAGACCCCAGATCGACATCAAGAGCCTCTACGAGGTCAAGGGTCACACGCGCTTTGGCGCCGTCCAGCGGGTACTGCCGGCGTGGCTCGCCTTTGGCATCTTTTTCATCGTGCTGCCGCTCTCGGCGGTCTTCGTCCAGGAACGCCGACTCGGCACCTTGAGCCGCCTGCAGACCATGGGGGTTGGCAACGGCTCGGTGATCCTGGCCAAGGCGCTGTGTTTTGGCGGCGTGAATGCCGTGCAGGTGCTGGTCATGCTGCTGGTCGGGGTGTTCCTGGTCCCGCAATTGGGCCTGCAGGCCCTGTCACTGCACTTCGACTGGCTCGCCCTGGGGCTGATGACGGCGGCCACCAGCCTGGCGGCCTTGGGCTTGGCGCTGGCCCTCTCGGCCTGGGCCCACAGTGTCGAGCAGGCCAATCTGATTGGCGGCGCGCTGAATGTGATGCTGGCGGCCATCGGCGGCATCATGGTGCCCAAGGCCGTGATGCCGTTGTCGCTGCAAACCATGACTGCACTGTCACCGCTGGGCTGGGCCAATGACGGCTTGGCCCGCATTTTCCTGGGCGAACAACAGTGGTCGCAGTGGCTCGGTGACGCCGCCCGGCTGTCCGTCTTTGGCATCGCCCTGTTGTGTCTAGCCGCCTGGCAACTGCGTGCGCAGCGCTGA
- a CDS encoding BtrH N-terminal domain-containing protein, protein MIDFQHRQGSHCESTAAASLLAHHGWPLSEAMCFGLASGLSFSYLPFVKIYGMPLVAYRALPGRIIARLRRRLKLPLRMQQFTDSTAGQVRLDALLAQGQPVGLQACIYWLPYIPENLRFHFNAHNLIIYGQQGDSYAVSDSVLEGTHRIARDDLQRARFVRGKLAPKGRLFYFSQDVAAQDIRGQIGPAIKQVAREMLQPALPWIGVKGIRFLGKQLGQLDAGLPTRETTRLLLHIVRMQEVIGTGGAGFRFLYAAFLQESAQLLQSEPLAHKAIALTEIGDAWRQFAVELARMAKGREPLSPRLLQATAEALAARETEFFRSLSALRTQLPGG, encoded by the coding sequence GTGATTGACTTCCAGCACCGCCAGGGCTCGCACTGCGAAAGCACGGCCGCCGCCAGTCTGTTGGCACATCATGGCTGGCCCTTGTCCGAGGCCATGTGCTTCGGCCTGGCCTCGGGCTTGAGCTTTTCCTACCTGCCGTTTGTGAAAATCTATGGCATGCCCTTGGTGGCCTACCGGGCGCTGCCCGGGCGCATCATCGCGCGCCTGCGGCGGCGCCTGAAGCTGCCGTTGCGAATGCAGCAATTCACCGACAGTACGGCCGGGCAGGTCAGGCTCGATGCGCTGCTGGCCCAGGGCCAGCCCGTCGGTTTGCAGGCCTGTATCTATTGGCTGCCCTACATCCCGGAGAATCTGCGCTTTCACTTCAACGCCCATAACCTGATCATTTATGGGCAACAGGGCGACAGTTACGCCGTGAGTGATTCGGTGCTGGAAGGAACTCACCGTATCGCGCGCGATGATCTGCAGCGCGCGCGCTTTGTGCGCGGCAAGCTGGCGCCGAAAGGGCGCCTGTTTTATTTCTCACAAGACGTGGCCGCCCAGGATATTCGCGGCCAGATCGGCCCCGCGATAAAGCAGGTGGCCAGGGAAATGCTGCAGCCGGCCCTGCCGTGGATCGGGGTCAAAGGCATTCGCTTCTTGGGCAAGCAACTTGGGCAACTCGACGCGGGCCTCCCGACCCGTGAGACGACCCGCTTGCTGCTGCACATTGTGCGCATGCAAGAGGTGATCGGCACGGGCGGTGCGGGATTTCGCTTTTTGTACGCGGCGTTCTTGCAGGAATCGGCGCAGTTACTGCAGAGTGAGCCGCTGGCACACAAGGCCATCGCGTTAACGGAGATTGGTGATGCCTGGCGCCAATTTGCCGTGGAGTTGGCGCGGATGGCCAAGGGTCGTGAGCCCTTGTCGCCGCGGCTCCTGCAAGCCACGGCCGAGGCGCTGGCGGCCCGGGAGACGGAGTTCTTCAGGTCGCTGTCAGCGCTGCGCACGCAGTTGCCAGGCGGCTAG
- a CDS encoding beta-ketoacyl-ACP synthase III gives MSRAVYITASAAFLPNAPVDNTRIELVLGQVGPRPSRAKRIVLKSNGIKLRHYALDGATRVATHSNAEMTAAAVQALFAPGEVQTTALVCGTSTPDQTMPNHAVMVHGELGVPIREVVATSGICLSGLSALKFAYLGVTAGDYDSAVATGSDLPSALLRAESFAPESAAQLRQLQEHRELAFEKDFLRWMLSDGAGALLLEPRARLPSLALRIDWIDLFSAADVLPTCMYAGAQECQGRIVGWMQLDAQARAAAPVMAIKQDVRLLNDNVVRACFENPLRDLMARRNLVQGPIDWFLPHMSSMYFAPALAAVVKSLALPIADTAWFTNLCRCGNTGAASIYIMLDELLHSGRLKQGQTILCMVPESGRFSSGFMHLTVCQG, from the coding sequence ATGAGCCGGGCGGTCTACATCACGGCCAGCGCTGCGTTCTTACCCAATGCGCCGGTTGACAATACCCGGATCGAATTGGTATTGGGCCAAGTGGGGCCGCGGCCCTCGCGCGCCAAGCGCATCGTGCTCAAGAGCAACGGCATCAAGCTGCGCCATTATGCGCTGGATGGCGCGACCAGAGTCGCAACCCACAGCAATGCCGAGATGACCGCCGCCGCCGTCCAGGCCCTGTTTGCGCCGGGCGAGGTGCAAACGACCGCCCTGGTCTGCGGCACCTCGACCCCCGACCAAACCATGCCCAATCACGCGGTGATGGTGCACGGTGAACTCGGCGTCCCGATCCGCGAAGTGGTGGCCACCAGCGGCATTTGCCTGTCGGGATTGAGCGCCCTGAAGTTCGCCTATTTGGGCGTGACGGCAGGGGACTACGACAGTGCCGTCGCCACCGGCTCGGACCTGCCGTCCGCGCTGTTGCGCGCCGAGTCCTTTGCGCCCGAATCCGCGGCCCAGTTGCGCCAATTGCAGGAACACCGGGAACTTGCCTTTGAGAAGGATTTCCTGCGCTGGATGCTTTCCGACGGTGCCGGTGCCTTGCTGTTGGAGCCGCGGGCGCGGTTGCCGTCCCTGGCGCTGCGGATCGATTGGATCGATTTGTTCTCTGCCGCCGATGTGTTGCCGACCTGCATGTATGCCGGCGCGCAGGAATGCCAGGGGCGGATCGTCGGCTGGATGCAGTTGGACGCCCAAGCGCGTGCGGCGGCCCCGGTGATGGCGATCAAGCAAGATGTGCGTCTGCTCAATGACAATGTGGTACGCGCCTGTTTCGAGAACCCGTTGCGCGACCTGATGGCACGGCGTAACCTGGTCCAGGGTCCGATCGACTGGTTCCTGCCGCACATGTCGTCCATGTACTTCGCGCCGGCCCTGGCGGCCGTGGTCAAGTCCTTGGCGCTGCCGATTGCCGACACGGCCTGGTTCACCAATCTGTGCCGCTGCGGCAACACCGGTGCGGCGTCCATCTACATAATGCTCGACGAGTTGCTGCACAGCGGGCGCCTGAAACAGGGACAAACCATCCTGTGCATGGTGCCCGAGAGTGGGCGTTTCAGCAGCGGCTTCATGCATTTGACGGTCTGCCAAGGTTAG
- a CDS encoding dialkylrecorsinol condensing enzyme, giving the protein MAYPVWYLAPALPIASFLNSPQAHALLFGKPVITVVTARNMWVTAQQSVAQKLSGLGAHLLDHIALVDPAPPLVTFITTLRWVLSGKRQQQPLGLPDAGLAAAQIARCRRFGLALVQALAADQERCGAALLRGLEACHVDPALAVSERVGFRSFYLWSLLLRRIGPQGSSARRLGVLVYLCILIALICTLVPITLVLRKLAFALSPARARARQAALELPSGNGSERMPEFAP; this is encoded by the coding sequence TTGGCCTATCCCGTATGGTACCTGGCCCCGGCCCTGCCGATTGCGAGCTTCTTGAATAGCCCCCAGGCGCACGCCTTGCTTTTCGGCAAGCCGGTCATCACGGTGGTCACTGCACGCAACATGTGGGTGACGGCGCAACAGTCAGTCGCCCAAAAGCTCAGCGGCCTGGGGGCGCACTTGCTGGACCATATCGCGTTGGTGGACCCCGCGCCCCCACTGGTGACCTTTATCACCACGCTGCGCTGGGTGCTGTCGGGCAAGCGGCAGCAGCAGCCGTTGGGCTTGCCCGACGCGGGCCTGGCCGCGGCACAGATCGCCCGGTGCCGACGCTTCGGTTTGGCCTTGGTGCAGGCCTTGGCTGCCGATCAAGAGCGGTGCGGCGCGGCCCTGTTGCGCGGCCTGGAGGCGTGCCATGTCGATCCAGCCTTGGCGGTGAGCGAGAGAGTCGGCTTTCGGAGCTTTTACCTCTGGTCGTTACTGCTGCGCCGGATCGGGCCTCAAGGCAGTTCGGCCAGGCGTCTGGGGGTACTGGTCTATCTGTGCATCCTGATCGCCCTGATCTGCACCCTGGTGCCCATCACCCTGGTGCTGCGAAAATTGGCCTTCGCCCTGAGCCCCGCCCGCGCCCGGGCCAGGCAGGCGGCCCTGGAGTTGCCCTCAGGCAATGGTTCGGAGCGTATGCCCGAGTTTGCACCATGA
- a CDS encoding B12-binding domain-containing radical SAM protein codes for MRITLVHPAGFNFVPGQPDFSLLANRMAPLGILQLAAWLEQHGHPCAVHDCLGPGAPVSLAATAAVILATNPDLVGFSVTTSGFMDAIEIAARIKARRPAVRVVFGNVHVSAIGAALLRHFPEIDYLCLGEGEGKMLDLAENRDPREIANLCWRRGEDIVSNPRRQRILDLDDLPFPAYEKLAGFPRGYHLPLFSYVKRYGATMVTSRGCPYTCSFCDRTVFERLYKTNSAAYVYEHMKYLRDRFGVRHINFYDDLFTAQRQRVTQLCEMLIAHPLGMDFNCAVRTGHTSDELLRLLKRAGALMVSMGIESADPGMMQRHKAGVSLDGVRKTVAQIHAAGLRAKGLFIFGLPGETPDTIAATGDFIHSLELDEMNMSKFSPMYGAPIWDECVANESGEFNEDWRLMNCLNFVYLPKGFESRAEMDALYNAQVRRFYDSKGYRRRFARRLWQHRWSLWHVLKNLSKTVQAARYFSSSQADLERGGQAFAPHPRQPRGLTPNLSPELAVDGIAALASGKVSRRVKPDAAAGMGTVSNESRTG; via the coding sequence ATGAGAATCACGCTCGTTCACCCGGCCGGATTCAATTTCGTCCCCGGGCAGCCGGACTTCTCGCTGCTGGCCAATCGCATGGCGCCGCTGGGCATCCTGCAATTGGCGGCGTGGCTGGAACAGCATGGACATCCATGCGCGGTGCACGATTGTCTCGGCCCCGGCGCGCCCGTATCGCTCGCCGCCACCGCCGCGGTGATATTGGCGACGAATCCGGACCTGGTGGGCTTTTCGGTCACGACCTCCGGTTTTATGGATGCCATCGAGATCGCCGCACGGATCAAGGCGCGCCGGCCTGCAGTCCGGGTCGTATTCGGCAATGTGCACGTTTCCGCGATTGGCGCGGCGCTGCTGCGACACTTCCCGGAAATCGACTACCTGTGCCTCGGTGAAGGCGAGGGTAAGATGCTAGACCTGGCCGAGAATCGGGACCCCCGGGAAATCGCCAATCTCTGCTGGCGCCGGGGCGAGGACATCGTTTCCAACCCACGCCGCCAACGCATCCTCGACCTCGACGACCTGCCTTTCCCCGCCTACGAAAAGCTCGCCGGTTTCCCCCGCGGCTACCACCTGCCGCTGTTTTCCTATGTCAAACGCTATGGCGCGACCATGGTCACTTCCCGCGGCTGCCCTTACACCTGTTCGTTCTGTGATCGCACGGTGTTCGAGCGACTGTACAAGACGAACTCCGCCGCTTACGTCTATGAGCACATGAAGTACCTGCGCGACCGTTTCGGCGTGCGCCACATCAATTTCTACGATGATCTTTTCACCGCCCAGCGGCAGCGTGTCACGCAGTTGTGTGAAATGCTGATCGCGCATCCGTTGGGCATGGATTTCAACTGTGCCGTGCGCACCGGCCACACCTCCGATGAACTGTTGCGCCTGCTCAAGCGCGCCGGCGCGCTGATGGTGTCCATGGGTATCGAGTCGGCCGATCCGGGCATGATGCAGCGGCACAAGGCCGGCGTCAGCCTGGACGGCGTGCGTAAGACGGTCGCGCAGATTCATGCCGCCGGGCTGCGGGCGAAGGGGCTCTTCATCTTCGGGCTGCCCGGCGAGACCCCGGACACGATCGCCGCCACCGGCGATTTCATTCACTCGCTCGAGCTCGACGAAATGAATATGAGCAAGTTCAGTCCCATGTACGGTGCGCCGATCTGGGACGAGTGTGTCGCCAACGAGTCGGGCGAGTTCAACGAGGACTGGCGGCTGATGAACTGTCTCAACTTCGTCTACCTGCCGAAAGGCTTTGAATCACGCGCGGAAATGGATGCACTGTATAACGCGCAAGTCCGGCGATTTTACGACAGCAAGGGCTACCGCCGACGCTTCGCGCGACGTCTTTGGCAACATCGCTGGAGCCTGTGGCATGTGCTGAAGAATCTGTCTAAGACAGTTCAGGCGGCACGCTATTTCAGCAGCAGTCAGGCCGACCTGGAACGGGGCGGGCAGGCCTTTGCACCCCATCCGCGACAGCCGCGCGGGCTGACGCCCAACCTGAGTCCGGAACTCGCGGTGGATGGAATCGCCGCGCTTGCGAGCGGCAAGGTATCACGCCGGGTGAAGCCCGATGCAGCGGCCGGCATGGGGACGGTAAGTAACGAGTCAAGAACAGGTTGA
- a CDS encoding outer membrane lipoprotein carrier protein LolA, which translates to MMTRPSPRRARGLLCGIGLLLLGLNPAARAAQFTVGELMAALADTTHGTASFTEHKYISMLDLPVESSGELLFVPPARLEKRTLTPKVETMVLDGDTLTIERRAQKTVFQLRDYPEVAGMILGIRATLAGDRKELERVYQLDLEGSRERWTLVLTPLDGRMTRVVARIRMEGTREEVRTVEIQLTDGDRSVMSIRKKGSP; encoded by the coding sequence ATGATGACCCGGCCCTCGCCGCGCCGCGCGCGCGGCCTGCTGTGCGGCATCGGTCTCTTGCTGCTCGGGCTCAATCCAGCGGCGCGGGCTGCCCAGTTCACGGTTGGCGAACTCATGGCCGCATTGGCTGACACCACGCATGGGACGGCCTCCTTCACTGAGCACAAGTACATCTCCATGCTGGACCTTCCGGTGGAGTCGTCCGGCGAACTGCTGTTCGTCCCCCCGGCCCGCCTGGAGAAGCGTACGCTCACCCCCAAGGTCGAGACCATGGTGCTGGATGGCGATACCCTGACCATCGAGCGACGGGCCCAGAAGACTGTGTTTCAACTCAGGGATTACCCCGAGGTGGCAGGCATGATCCTGGGCATTCGCGCCACGCTGGCCGGTGACCGCAAGGAACTGGAGCGGGTCTATCAGCTCGACCTTGAAGGCAGCCGTGAGCGCTGGACGCTGGTGCTGACGCCGCTGGATGGCCGCATGACGCGCGTGGTCGCCCGCATCCGCATGGAAGGGACGCGGGAGGAGGTACGCACGGTCGAGATTCAACTGACGGACGGCGATCGTTCGGTAATGAGCATCCGTAAGAAGGGTTCGCCATGA
- a CDS encoding MMPL family transporter produces MSRRGGVAIGLWLVVLLACLWVVLRTHFTADLSAFLPRSPTQEQQLLIDQIRSGIASRLILIGIEGGEQAARARVSRELAARLRADAQFLHIANGEPLGLERDAQVLLENRYLLSPAMDADRFTVAGLRQGIAENIESLAAADGLFSKTLLPRDPTGEFARLLAAMGSGQRPQTLAGAWSSRDGRRALLLARTRADGADTDGQSKAVTAIRAAFAAVSEPGMTSALTGPGPFSVTARATIRRDVLTLSGVGSLIIVGLLLLVYRSPMALLLGLLPVLSGALAAVAVVSLGFGMVHGLTLGFGTALIGEAVDYSTYLLIQSERTHGTTSNTQSDWNAAFWPTIRIGVLTSIIGFASLLFSSFPGLSQLGLFAITGLTTAALVTRFVLPTLLPRGLRVRDVSASGRRLQVWVAWAGRLRGPVLVLFAAACVVLLMRHDDLWNRELAALNPVSGADQALDLAMRSDLGAPDVRYLVVVTAADREAALATSEAVASVLHRLQAADLIAGFESPATYLPSQAVQRRRQASLPPDAELRQRFSAATAELPLRPERFEPFFADVAKARVQASLRPEDLQGTSLAEGVDALLMQSEGRWSALLPLRVAAGQRLDARDLRPALAQPGLEGVYFIDLKGAGDDLYEGYLREAIALSLAGLAAIFGLLLVATRSPVRVLRIAAPLVAAVAVTIAGLVLAGQQLTILHLVGMLLVVAVGSNYALFFDQGAVAGGMAPRVLASLVLAVGTTVAGFGILAFSSVPVLNAVGCTVGPGAVLALVFSAILTRRP; encoded by the coding sequence ATGAGTCGACGCGGCGGCGTCGCGATCGGCCTCTGGCTGGTCGTGCTGTTGGCGTGTCTCTGGGTGGTGCTGCGCACGCACTTTACGGCCGACCTGTCCGCCTTTTTGCCGCGCAGCCCGACCCAGGAACAGCAACTCCTCATCGACCAGATTCGCTCGGGCATCGCCTCGCGCCTGATCCTGATCGGCATCGAGGGGGGCGAGCAGGCCGCGCGGGCGCGCGTCTCGCGCGAACTGGCCGCACGCCTGCGCGCCGATGCGCAGTTTCTGCACATCGCCAACGGTGAGCCCCTGGGCCTTGAGCGGGACGCCCAGGTCCTGCTGGAGAACCGCTATCTGTTGAGCCCGGCAATGGATGCCGATCGATTCACCGTGGCAGGCCTGCGCCAAGGCATCGCGGAGAACATCGAGTCACTGGCCGCGGCGGACGGACTCTTCAGCAAGACCTTGCTGCCGCGCGACCCCACCGGAGAATTCGCCCGGTTGCTGGCTGCCATGGGCAGCGGCCAGCGGCCGCAAACACTTGCTGGCGCCTGGTCTTCCCGCGACGGCCGGCGCGCCCTGCTGCTGGCCCGCACCCGTGCCGACGGGGCGGACACGGACGGACAGTCCAAGGCGGTCACGGCCATCCGGGCCGCCTTTGCGGCGGTGTCCGAGCCGGGGATGACGTCGGCACTCACCGGTCCCGGCCCCTTCTCCGTGACGGCTCGCGCCACCATCAGACGCGACGTCTTAACCCTCTCCGGGGTCGGCAGTCTGATCATCGTCGGCCTGCTGCTCCTGGTCTACCGTTCGCCGATGGCATTGCTGCTCGGATTGTTGCCGGTGCTGTCGGGCGCCTTGGCCGCCGTCGCGGTGGTCAGCCTCGGCTTCGGCATGGTGCATGGCCTCACCCTCGGCTTCGGTACCGCCCTCATCGGCGAGGCGGTGGACTACTCCACCTACCTCCTCATTCAATCCGAACGCACGCACGGCACCACCAGCAACACCCAAAGCGACTGGAACGCGGCCTTCTGGCCGACCATCCGGATCGGCGTGTTGACCTCCATCATCGGTTTCGCCTCGCTGCTCTTTTCCAGCTTCCCCGGGCTCTCCCAACTGGGCCTGTTTGCGATCACCGGCCTCACCACCGCCGCCCTGGTGACCCGTTTCGTCCTGCCGACCCTCCTGCCGCGCGGCCTGCGCGTGCGCGATGTCAGCGCCTCCGGTCGTCGGCTGCAGGTCTGGGTTGCCTGGGCCGGCCGCTTGCGGGGACCCGTCCTGGTCCTCTTCGCGGCCGCCTGCGTCGTGCTGCTGATGAGGCATGACGACCTGTGGAACCGGGAACTGGCGGCCTTGAACCCGGTGTCCGGCGCTGACCAGGCCCTCGACCTCGCCATGCGCTCCGACCTGGGCGCCCCCGACGTGCGCTATCTGGTGGTCGTGACCGCGGCCGATCGCGAGGCGGCGCTCGCCACCAGTGAAGCAGTGGCGAGCGTCCTGCACCGGCTGCAAGCCGCGGACCTGATCGCCGGTTTCGAGAGCCCCGCCACCTATCTACCCAGTCAGGCGGTCCAGCGTCGGCGCCAGGCCAGCCTGCCGCCCGATGCCGAACTGCGCCAACGCTTCAGCGCCGCCACTGCCGAACTGCCGCTGCGCCCGGAGCGCTTCGAGCCGTTCTTCGCGGACGTGGCGAAGGCCCGCGTCCAGGCGAGCCTGCGCCCGGAAGACCTTCAGGGGACCTCCCTGGCAGAGGGGGTGGATGCCTTGCTGATGCAGTCGGAGGGGCGCTGGAGCGCCTTGCTGCCGCTGCGCGTGGCGGCCGGGCAGCGCCTGGACGCGCGGGACCTGCGCCCGGCCCTGGCGCAGCCGGGACTGGAAGGGGTCTATTTCATTGATCTGAAGGGGGCGGGCGACGACCTCTACGAGGGCTATCTGCGCGAGGCCATCGCGCTGTCGCTGGCGGGTCTGGCCGCGATCTTCGGCCTGCTGTTGGTTGCCACCCGCTCGCCGGTGCGCGTGTTGCGCATCGCCGCCCCGCTGGTTGCCGCCGTGGCCGTGACCATCGCCGGGCTGGTCCTGGCCGGTCAGCAACTCACTATCCTGCACCTGGTGGGCATGCTGCTGGTGGTGGCCGTCGGTTCCAACTACGCCCTGTTTTTTGACCAGGGGGCGGTCGCGGGGGGCATGGCACCGCGGGTCCTGGCCTCACTCGTACTCGCGGTCGGCACGACCGTAGCGGGTTTCGGCATTCTGGCCTTCTCCAGCGTGCCGGTGCTCAACGCGGTCGGCTGCACCGTCGGTCCGGGGGCGGTGCTGGCCCTGGTCTTCTCCGCCATCCTGACGCGACGCCCATGA
- a CDS encoding polysaccharide deacetylase family protein, with product MRVPPPPHARRRWRPTPLLQASVALHLGALGLLAIQPGWWPWAVGGVAANHLALTAVGLWPRSRALGPNWVRLPTAAGQIALTIDDGPDPEVTPAVLELLERFDARASFFCIGAKAARYPELCREIVRRGHAVENHGQHHYHQFALLGPRRMAREIAAGQDSLAAITGQRPSFFRPTAGLRSPFLEPILARHGLYLASWTRRGYDTRNRDGDDVVRRLTTGLAAGDILLLHDGNAARTAGGAPVILVALPRVLERAAAAGLTPITLRSALERPPL from the coding sequence ATGAGGGTCCCGCCGCCGCCCCACGCGCGCCGCCGATGGCGCCCCACGCCGCTCTTGCAGGCGAGCGTCGCGCTGCACCTCGGGGCCTTGGGGTTGCTTGCGATCCAGCCGGGCTGGTGGCCCTGGGCGGTGGGTGGGGTGGCCGCCAACCACCTGGCCCTGACCGCGGTCGGTCTCTGGCCGCGCAGTCGCGCCCTCGGCCCCAACTGGGTGCGACTGCCGACGGCGGCGGGGCAGATCGCGCTCACCATCGATGACGGCCCCGACCCGGAGGTGACGCCGGCGGTGCTCGAACTGCTCGAGCGGTTCGACGCCCGCGCCAGCTTTTTTTGCATCGGCGCCAAGGCTGCGCGCTATCCCGAACTGTGCCGGGAGATCGTGCGGCGGGGCCATGCCGTCGAAAACCACGGCCAGCATCATTATCATCAGTTCGCCCTCCTCGGGCCGCGCCGTATGGCCCGCGAGATCGCGGCCGGTCAGGACAGCCTGGCCGCCATAACCGGCCAGCGGCCGTCTTTTTTTCGGCCCACGGCCGGCCTGCGCAGCCCCTTCCTGGAACCTATCCTGGCCCGCCACGGCCTCTATCTGGCCAGTTGGACCCGCCGCGGCTATGACACCCGCAACCGGGACGGTGACGACGTGGTCCGTCGCTTGACCACTGGTCTGGCCGCCGGCGACATCCTGCTGCTGCATGACGGCAACGCGGCCCGTACCGCGGGGGGCGCGCCGGTGATCCTGGTCGCACTGCCCCGTGTTCTGGAACGAGCGGCCGCCGCCGGCCTCACCCCCATCACTCTGCGTTCCGCCCTGGAGCGGCCCCCGCTATGA